A portion of the Candidatus Dadabacteria bacterium genome contains these proteins:
- a CDS encoding UvrD-helicase domain-containing protein: ERTQTLISGVVHFKVQGASENEGVRARYQNRFVHVLVDEYQDTNPVQYDFAKTISRGFGNLFVVGDDSQSIYGWRGANINNILDFEKDFPGAKVVKLEQNYRSTSTILGIANSVIRKNLGRKEKTLWTENPEGEKAVVFKAGYGEDEARFVARRSSHLVESGDFTWDDIAVFYRANFQSRVIEDALRARGVPYRIVSGVGFYQRAEIKDIIAYLRLIQNPSDDVSFERIVNVPPRKIGSATVGKLREISRTHGFALADAIEYCGEQHLLPPQTQSALSTFTDILGEFRAVAEQGPAAEVIKALFERTGYLDYLGDEHHRVENVRELLAAADVLEDISLSDFLDLVLLSTDEDREDSEGEKISLMTIHAAKGLEFPAVFVVGANEGLLPHRLSAETFEGLEEERRLFYVAITRAKRSLFISYASRKKAGSTRAYDLEESVFLEDIPSEHVIYESARKELSDRSSERLRGSSSKMLSASEDTVRNLRPAQRVTHHIFGPGVVKQIEGKGNKAVVTVDFFGSGVKKIIASFLAG, from the coding sequence CGAAAGGACTCAAACCCTGATTTCAGGGGTGGTGCACTTCAAAGTTCAAGGGGCGTCTGAAAATGAAGGCGTGCGCGCGCGTTATCAGAACAGGTTTGTTCACGTGCTTGTCGATGAGTACCAGGACACGAATCCTGTTCAGTATGATTTCGCGAAGACCATATCCCGGGGCTTCGGAAATCTTTTCGTTGTCGGCGACGACAGTCAGTCTATCTACGGGTGGAGAGGAGCGAACATAAACAATATTCTCGATTTCGAGAAGGATTTTCCGGGGGCGAAAGTGGTGAAGCTCGAGCAGAATTACCGTTCCACCTCAACCATACTCGGCATTGCGAATTCAGTTATAAGGAAAAATCTGGGCAGAAAGGAGAAGACTCTCTGGACGGAGAATCCCGAGGGAGAAAAGGCTGTGGTGTTCAAAGCGGGGTACGGAGAAGACGAGGCGCGTTTTGTCGCGAGGAGGAGTTCGCATTTGGTCGAATCCGGGGACTTCACATGGGATGACATTGCGGTTTTCTACAGGGCCAACTTTCAGTCGAGGGTAATTGAGGATGCTCTGAGGGCGCGCGGGGTTCCCTACAGGATAGTTTCGGGAGTGGGCTTTTACCAGAGAGCGGAGATAAAGGACATAATCGCCTATCTGCGCCTTATCCAGAACCCCTCTGACGACGTGAGCTTCGAGAGGATAGTTAACGTCCCGCCGAGAAAGATAGGATCTGCCACGGTCGGCAAACTGCGTGAAATATCGCGGACGCACGGATTCGCTCTTGCGGATGCGATTGAATACTGCGGGGAACAGCATCTTCTGCCGCCGCAGACCCAGAGCGCTCTCTCCACCTTCACCGATATTCTGGGGGAATTTCGCGCAGTAGCGGAGCAAGGTCCCGCCGCGGAAGTGATCAAGGCGCTTTTTGAGCGTACTGGCTATCTGGATTATCTGGGGGACGAGCATCACAGGGTGGAGAACGTCAGGGAGCTTTTAGCGGCGGCCGATGTGCTTGAAGATATAAGCCTTTCCGACTTTCTTGATCTTGTGCTGCTTTCAACCGATGAGGACAGGGAGGATTCGGAGGGAGAAAAGATTTCCCTCATGACGATTCACGCGGCCAAGGGGCTTGAGTTTCCCGCTGTGTTCGTGGTCGGAGCGAACGAGGGACTGCTTCCGCACAGATTGTCCGCGGAAACCTTCGAGGGGCTTGAGGAAGAGAGAAGACTGTTCTACGTTGCGATAACCAGAGCGAAGAGGTCTCTGTTTATAAGCTACGCTTCAAGGAAGAAAGCTGGTTCAACCCGAGCCTATGATCTTGAAGAATCAGTTTTCCTTGAAGACATTCCATCAGAACACGTGATCTACGAATCCGCAAGGAAGGAACTGTCGGACCGAAGTTCAGAGCGCTTGCGCGGTTCGTCCTCCAAGATGTTGTCCGCGTCCGAGGATACGGTCCGGAACTTAAGACCAGCACAGAGGGTCACCCATCACATTTTCGGTCCCGGGGTCGTTAAGCAGATTGAGGGAAAAGGAAACAAGGCGGTGGTTACGGTTGATTTTTTCGGTTCCGGCGTGAAGAAAATTATTGCGAGCTTTCTTGCCGGTTAG